GTGTTGATCGACTTCACCCTGCCGGAAGTCATGCTGAAAAACCTGGCCTTCTGCCGCAAGGCCGGCAAGGCAATGGTGATCGGCACGACTGGTCTGGATGCTGCGCAGAAGCAACTGCTGGCTGAAGCGGGCAAGGATATTCCGATCGTCTTCGCCGCCAACTTCAGTGTCGGCGTCAATCTGTCGCTGAAGTTGCTCGACATGGCGGCGCGGGTGTTGGCGGAAGATGCGGACATCGAAATCATCGAAGCCCATCACCGGCACAAGATCGATGCGCCGTCGGGTACGGCGCTGCGCATGGGTGAGGTGATTGCCAATGCGCTGGATCGTGATCTGCAGAAGGTCGCGGTCTATGGTCGTGAGGGTCACACCGGTGCCCGTGAGCGTGAAACCATCGGATTTGCCACTGTTCGCGGTGGTGATGTGGTGGGCGATCACACCGTGTTGTTTGCCTGTGAGGGTGAGCGTCTGGAGATCACGCACAAGGCTTCGAGTCGCATGACGTTTGCCAAGGGTGCGGTGCGTGCGGCGTTGTGGCTGGACGGTCGCGAGCCTGGTTTGTACGACATGCAGGACGTGCTCGACCTGCATTGAGATGTGCTGAAACCGGCGCAAACGCCCTGTTTGTGCCGGTTTTACTCCGCTGCGCGACGCCCTGTCGCATTCTCCGGCCTTTCGGGCTCATTGGCGGTAGACCAAAAATCCCTTTTTCTGTAAGCTACAGCTTTAGTGTGTCCACTAAAAGCGCGCAGAATAATTCAGTGAAGAAGCGGGGTGACGTGTCCATACGTCACTCCGCTTTTTTACAACCTGCGATTGCCCTTTCATGCGTTATTTACGGGAGGTCTTCTTGACTAAGCCAGCCATACTCGCCCTTGCTGATGGCAGCATTTTTCGCGGCGAAGCCATTGGAGCCGACGGTCAGACCGTTGGTGAGGTGGTGTTCAACACCGCAATGACCGGCTATCAGGAAATCCTTACCGATCCTTCCTACGCCCAACAGATCGTTACCCTGACTTACCCGCACATCGGCAACACCGGCACCACGCCGGAAGACGCCGAGTCCGACCGCGTCTGGTCCGCTGGTCTGGTCATCCGTGACCTGCCGCTGGTAGCGAGCAACTGGCGTAACACGATGTCCCTGTCCGACTACCTGAAAGCCAACAACGTTGTGGCGATCGCCGGTATCGACACCCGCCGCCTGACCCGCATCCTGCGTGAAAAAGGCGCACAGAACGGCTGCATCATGGCCGGCGACAACATCTCCGAAGAAGCGGCCATCGCCGCGGCACAAGGCTTCCCGGGCCTGAAGGGCATGGACCTGGCGAAAGTCGTCAGCACCAAGACCCAATACGAATGGCGCTCCACTGTCTGGGATCTGAAAACCGACAGCCACGCGACCATCGAAGCCTCCGAGCTGCCATACCACGTAGTTGCCTACGACTACGGCGTCAAGGTCAACATCCTGCGCATGCTGGTCGAGCGCGGCTGCCGCGTGACTGTGGTGCCGGCGCAAACTCCGGCTGCCGACGTACTGGCTCTGAAACCGGACGGCGTGTTCCTGTCCAACGGCCCTGGTGACCCGGAGCCTTGCGACTACGCGATCAAGGCGATCAAGGAAGTACTGGAAACCGAAATTCCGGTGTTCGGCATCTGCCTCGGTCACCAACTGCTGGCCCTGGCCTCCGGCGCCAAGACCCTGAAAATGGGCCACGGCCACCACGGTGCCAACCACCCGGTTCAGGATCTGGACACTGGCGTCGTGATGATCACCAGCCAGAACCACGGTTTCGCGGTTGACGAAGAAACCCTGCCAGCCAACGTCCGCGCGATCCACAAATCGCTGTTCGACGGCACCCTGCAAGGTATCGAGCGTACCGACAAGAGCGCGTTCAGCTTCCAGGGTCACCCTGAAGCGAGCCCGGGCCCGAACGATGTGGCCCCTCTGTTTGACCGCTTCATCAACGAGATGGCCAAGCGACGCTAAGCGCTCGCCTTGAGACTGTAGCGAGAAGCCCCTCGAGGGCGGCCCCGGAACCGGCGGCCCCCTCGGGACTTCAGAAATCGATCAAGACGGCTTGCCGACTGACCTGCGGATTTGAGTGACAAACCCATGCCAAAACGTACAGACATTAAAAGCATCCTGATTCTCGGCGCTGGCCCGATCGTTATCGGCCAGGCCTGCGAATTCGACTACTCCGGCGCCCAAGCCTGTAAGGCCCTGCGCGAAGAGGGTTACCGCGTCATCCTGGTGAACTCCAACCCGGCCACCATCATGACCGACCCGGACATGGCCGACGCCACCTACATCGAGCCGATCAAGTGGCAGACCGTTGCCAAGATCATCGAAAAAGAGCGTCCGGATGCCGTGCTGCCAACCATGGGCGGCCAGACTGCTCTGAACTGCGCCCTGGACCTGGAGCGCGAAGGCGTTCTGGAGAAGTTCGGCGTAGAGATGATCGGCGCCAACGCTGACACCATCGACAAGGCTGAAGACCGTTCGCGTTTCGACAAGGCGATGAAAGCCATCGGCCTGGAATGCCCGCGTTCCGGTATCGCCCATAGCATGGAAGAAGCCAACGCGGTGCTCGAGCGCCTGGGCTTCCCGTGCATCATCCGTCCGTCCTTCACCATGGGCGGCACCGGTGGCGGTATCGCTTACAACCGTGAAGAATTCGAAGAAATCTGCGCCCGTGGTCTGGACCTGTCGCCAACCAAAGAGCTGCTGATCGACGAATCCCTGATCGGCTGGAAAGAATATGAAATGGAGGTTGTCCGCGACAAAAAGGACAACTGCATCATCGTCTGCTCGATCGAAAACTTCGACCCGATGGGCGTGCACACCGGTGACTCGATCACTGTTGCCCCGGCCCAGACCCTGACCGACAAGGAATACCAGATCCTGCGTAACGCCTCGCTGGCGGTACTGCGCGAGATCGGCGTCGAGACCGGCGGTTCCAACGTTCAGTTCGGTATCTGCCCGGACACCGGCCGCATGGTCGTGATCGAAATGAACCCGCGTGTGTCCCGCTCGTCGGCTCTGGCCTCGAAAGCCACCGGTTTCCCGATCGCCAAGATCGCCGCAAAGCTGGCAGTCGGTTACACCCTCGACGAACTGCAGAACGACATCACCGGCGGCCGTACCCCGGCGTCCTTCGAGCCATCCATCGACTACGTCGTGACCAAGCTGCCGCGCTTCGCCTTCGAGAAGTTCGCCAATGCTGACGCGCGCCTGACCACTCAGATGAAGTCGGTCGGTGAAGTCATGGCCATCGGCCGTACCTTCCAGGAATCCCTGCAGAAAGCCCTGCGCGGTCTGGAAGTGGGTGTTTGCGGTCTGGACGAGAAGGTCGATCTGAGCAACCCGGAAAGCATGAGTGTGCTCAAGCGCGAACTGACCGTGCCGGGCGCCGAGCGTATCTGGTACGTGGCGGACGCCTTCCGCGCCGGCATGACCGTCGAAGAAATCTTCGGCATGAACATGATCGACCCGTGGTTCCTGGTACAGATCGAAGATCTGATCAAGGACGAAGAGAAGGTCAAGACCCTCGGTCTGTCAGCTATCGACCGCGACCTGATGTACAAGCTCAAGCGCAAAGGTTTCTCCGACCAGCGTCTGGCCAAGCTGCTGGGCGTCACCGAGAAAAACCTGCGTACTCACCGCCACAAGCTGGAAGTGTTCCCGGTCTACAAGCGCGTCGACACCTGCGCGGCCGAGTTCGCCACCGACACCGCCTACCTGTACTCGACCTATGAGGAAGAGTGCGAAGCCGCGCCGTCCGGTCGCGACAAGATCATCATCCTTGGCGGTGGCCCGAACCGTATCGGTCAGGGCATCGAGTTCGACTACTGCTGCGTACATGCGGCACTGGCGCTGCGCGATGACGGTTACGAGACCATCATGGTCAACTGCAACCCGGAAACCGTTTCCACTGACTACGACACTTCCGATCGCCTGTACTTCGAACCGGTGACTCTGGAAGACGTGCTGGAAATCTGCCGCGTCGAGAAGCCGAAAGGCGTGATCGTCCAGTACGGCGGCCAGACACCTCTGAAGCTGGCTCGTGCCCTGGAAGCAGCCGGCGTGCCGATCATCGGCACCAGCCCTGACGCCATCGACCGTGCCGAAGACCGTGAGCGCTTCCAGCAAATGGTTGAGCGTCTGAACCTGCGTCAGCCGCCAAACGCCACCGTGCGCAGCGAAGACGAAGCTGTTCGTGCTGCTGCGAAGATCGGTTACCCGCTGGTGGTGCGTCCGTCCTACGTACTGGGCGGCCGGGCGATGGAAATCGTCTACAAGGAAGAAGAGCTCAAGCGTTACCTGCGTGACGCGGTGCAAGTGTCGAACGACAGCCCGGTGCTGCTCGACCACTTCCTCAACTGCGCCATCGAGATGGACGTGGATGCGGTCTGCGACGGCAAGGACGTAGTGATCGGCGCGATCATGCAGCACATCGAACAGGCGGGCGTTCACTCCGGTGACTCCGCGTGCTCGCTGCCGCCGTACTCGCTGCCGGCGCACATCCAGGACGAGATGCGCGAACAGGTCAAGAAAATGGCCCTGGAACTGGGCGTGGTCGGCCTGATGAACGTTCAGTTGGCACTGCAAGGCGAAGACATCTACGTCATCGAAGTCAACCCGCGTGCTTCCCGTACCGTACCGTTCGTGTCGAAGTGCATCGGTGTTTCCCTGGCGATGATCGCGGCTCGCGTGATGGCTGGTAAAACCCTGAAGGAAATCGGCTTCACCAAGGAAATCATCCCGAACTTCTACAGCGTGAAAGAGGCGGTGTTCCCGTTCGCCAAGTTCCCTGGCGTTGACCCGATCCTCGGCCCGGAGATGAAGTCGACCGGTGAAGTGATGGGCGTCGGCGACACCTTCGGCGAAGCCTTTGCCAAAGCCCAGATGGGCGCCAGCGAAGTGCTGCCGACCGGCGGTACCGCATTCATCAGCGTGCGCGACGATGACAAGCCACTGGTTGCAGGCGTGGCCCGTGATCTGATCAACTTGGGCTTCGAAGTCGTCGCCACTGCCGGCACTGCCAAGCTGATCGAAGCCGCGGGTCTGAAAGTGCGTCGCGTGAACAAGGTGACCGAGGGTCGTCCGCACGTGGTCGACATGATCAAGAATGACGAAGTCACCCTGATCATCAACACCACCGAAGGTCGCCAGTCGATCGCCGATTCCTATTCCATTCGCCGTAACGCCTTGCAGCACAAGATCTACTGCACCACCACCATTGCTGCTGGCGAAGCTATCTGTGAAGCGCTGAAGTTCGGTCCCGAGAAGACCGTGCGCCGCTTGCAGGATCTACACGCAGGATTGAAGGCATGAATAAATACCCAATGACCGTCCAGGGCTCCAAAGCCCTGGAAGAAGAGCATGCTCACCTGACCAAGGTCGTTCGTCCGAAGCTCAGCCAGGACATCGGTACGGCCCGCGAGTTGGGTGACTTGAAAGAAAACGCTGAATACCATGCCGCGCGCGAACAGCAGGGCATGGTCGAGGCGCGGATCCGTGATATCGAAGGTCGCCTGCAGAACGCGGTGATCATCGATGTGACGACCATTCCGCACACCGGCAAAGTGATTTTCGGCACTACCGTCGAAATCGCCAACGTCGAGACTGATGAAAGCGTGACTTACCAGATCGTGGGTGAGGATGAGGCGGACATCAAGCTCGGCAAGATTTCCGTCGGCTCGCCGATCGCTCGCGCCTTGATTGCCAAGGAAGAGGGCGATACGGTCGTCGTGAAAACGCCGGGCGGCGATATCGAGTATGAGATTGTCGAAGTCCGTCACATCTGAGGGCGGGCGCCCGCTCCATGCGGGCGCGATGCTCTGGCAGCTGGCCCAGATGTTGTGGGTCGGCGGCTTGTGGCTGGTACATCTCGGTCTGCGGCCGGTGCTGGGTCAAATCGGCCTGGCACCGCTGCTGATCGATGAAGTTGCAAGTACGTTTGAAGTGGCGGTGGTGGGTTTTGCCGTCGCGTGTGTGATATTTCAGGCTTTGGTGCTGGTACAGGCCGAGGGCCTTGCCAGTCTGTGGCGGGATTTTCGCGGGCAGGTGTTGCTGATGGCGTTGTATGCGTGTGCGATGTTTGTCGCAGTGCGTGTCGGCTGGCCGGATGCTCAGCGCTGGCAGGTGTTCAGCTTTCTTGTATTGGGTTTTTCCGGGCTGGTGCTGGTATTGCAGCCGGTGCCGGGATGGAGTGGCAGGGTGCGCGAAGCACACCCTTGACCCTGGCCATCACTTGAAGCGATGGACGTTCGACAGCTGCTTGTTGACGCTGAAGTTCTTGCGGTAAATCAGTGCCATCTTGCCGATGACTTGAACCAGATCGGCCTTGCCGACCTTGCACAGCTCTGCAACGGACGCCAGGCGCGCCTCGCGATCGAGGATGTTGAGCTTGATCTTGATCAGCTCGTGATCCGCCAATGCGCGTTCGAGTTCGGCTAAAACACCCTCAGTCAAACCGTTGTCAGCCACCGTCAGAACTGGTTTCAGGTGGTGGCCAATGGATTTGTACTGTTTCTTCTGCTCTGGAGTGAGCGGCATAATCTGACCCTTTCGTCTGGATTCTGTAAAATGGCGGCCATTTTACCCGAGGGCTCGTGGATCCGCCCAATTAATCACGACCCTAATCAACGAGGTGCCCAATGGCGCGTTCCAAGACAAGCCTTGGTTGGCTGAAAAGACATGTCAATGATCCCTATGTGAAGCAAGCGCAGAAGGATGGCTACCGCTCGCGTGCGAGTTACAAGCTTCTGGAGATCCAGGAGAAATACAAACTGATCCGTCCGGGCATGAACGTCGTCGACCTCGGCGCGGCGCCTGGCGGCTGGTCGCAGGTCACCAGCCGGCTGATCGGTGGTCAGGGGCGACTGATCGCCTCGGACATCCTGGAAATGGACAGCATTCCGGACGTGACTTTCATCCAGGGTGACTTCACTGAGGATGCAGTGCTCGCTCAGATCCTTGAGGCTGTGGGTAATTCGCAGGTGGACCTTGTGATTTCCGATATGGCCCCCAATATGAGTGGTACGCCTGAAGTGGACATGCCAAAAGCCATGTTCCTTTGCGAGCTGGCGCTTGATCTGGCGGAACGGATACTCAAGCCGGGTGGCAATTTCGTGATCAAGATTTTTCAGGGTGAAGGGTTCGATGTTTACCTGAAGGATGCTCGCAAGAAGTTCGACAAGATCCAGATGATCAAGCCGGACTCCTCTCGTGGCAGCTCTCGCGAGCAGTACATGCTGGCTTGGGGCTATCGAGGTCGTAGCGAGTAAAACGAGGTTTTTTGGCGGGGTGATAGGTTTTTCGTATTTCGCCCCGCGCGCATAAGCGAATATTGTGTAGAAAGTGTTTCACAAAGGGTTACAGACGGCGCCTGCCAGAGCTGTAGGTAATGTAGTAAGTTAGGCCGGTGAATATCATGCGAAGCGCGCGCCAGTAGCGGAGCTTGCTTCAGAGGGTAGTTAATTGAACGATATGGCAAAGAATCTGATCCTGTGGTTGATCATCGCGGCTGTCCTGGTGACGGTGATGAACAACTTCTCCAGCCCTAACGAGCCGCAGACCCTCAACTATTCCGACTTCATCCAGCAGGTCAAGGATGGCAAGGTCGAGCGCGTGGCCGTCGACGGCTACGTGATTACCGGCAAGCGCAACGATGGTGACAGCTTCAAGACCATTCGTCCGGCAATCCAGGACAATGGCCTGATCGGCGATCTGGTCGACAACCACGTTGTGGTCGAAGGCAAGCAGCCTGAGCAGCAAAGCATCTGGACCCAGCTTCTGGTGGCCAGCTTCCCGATCCTGGTGATCATCGCGGTGTTCATGTTCTTCATGCGCCAGATGCAGGGCGGTGCGGGCGGCAAGGGCGGGCCGATGAGCTTTGGCAAGAGCAAGGCGCGTCTGCTGTCCGAAGATCAGGTGAAAACTACCCTGGCGGACGTTGCCGGTTGCGACGAAGCCAAGGAAGAAGTTGGCGAGCTGGTTGAATTCCTCCGTGATCCGGGCAAGTTCCAGCGCCTGGGCGGCCGCATTCCTCGCGGCGTGTTGATGGTCGGTCCTCCGGGTACCGGTAAAACCTTGCTGGCCAAGGCGATTGCTGGCGAAGCCAAAGTGCCGTTCTTCACCATTTCCGGTTCCGACTTCGTTGAAATGTTCGTCGGTGTCGGCGCCAGCCGCGTTCGTGACATGTTCGAACAGGCCAAGAAACACGCTCCGTGCATTATCTTCATCGACGAGATCGACGCCGTTGGTCGCCATCGTGGCGCCGGCATGGGTGGCGGTCACGACGAGCGCGAACAGACTCTCAACCAGTTGCTGGTGGAGATGGACGGTTTTGAAATGAATGACGGCATCATCGTCATCGCCGCGACCAACCGCCCTGACGTGCTGGACCCTGCTTTGCTGCGTCCTGGTCGTTTCGACCGTCAGGTGGTGGTTGGTCTGCCGGACATCCGTGGTCGCGAGCAGATCCTCAAGGTTCACATGCGTAAAGTGCCAATGGGTGATGACGTTGCCCCTGCCGTTATTGCGCGTGGTACTCCGGGCTTCTCCGGTGCTGACCTGGCCAACCTGGTCAACGAGGCTTCGCTGTTCGCTGCCCGTGCCGGCAAACGCATCGTCGAGATGAAAGAATTCGAACTGGCCAAAGACAAGATCATGATGGGCGCCGAGCGCAAATCCATGGTCATGTCCGAGAAGGAAAAGCAGAACACCGCTTATCACGAAGCAGGCCATGCCATTGTTGGTCGCGTCGTGCCCGAGCATGATCCGGTCTACAAGGTATCGATCATCCCGCGCGGTCGTGCGCTGGGTGTGACCATGTTCCTGCCGGAAGAAGATCGCTACAGCCTGTCCAAGCGTGCGCTGATCAGTCAGATCTGCTCGCTGTACGGCGGCCGTATCGCCGAAGAGATGACTTTGGGCTTCGACGGTGTGACTACTGGTGCTTCCAACGACATCATGCGCGCGAGTCAGATTGCGCGGAATATGGTGACCAAGTGGGGCCTGTCGGAAAAACTTGGTCCTTTGATGTACGCCGAAGAAGAGGGTGAAGTATTCCTCGGTCGCGGCGGTGGCGGTCAGAATGCAAGCTTCTCCGGTGAGACTGCCAAGCTGATCGACTCCGAAGTGCGTAGCATCATCGACCAGTGCTACGGCACGGCCAAGCAGATCCTCACGGACAACCGCGACAAGCTCGATGCCATGGCGGACGCCCTGATGAAGTACGAGACGATCGATGCCGAACAGATCGACGACATCATGGCCGGTCGTACACCTCGCGAGCCTCGCGACTGGTCGGGCGGCACCGGTACTGGCACGCCACCTGTCATTCAGGGCGAGCGTCCGGAAACACCGATTGGCGGTCCGGCTGCCGACGTTTAAGGTTTGAAATGACTTCTGTACAGTCCCTGACCCGGTTGCCTTTCGGCAACCGGGTTCTTGATTTGGCCCGGACGCATGTCATGGGCATTCTCAATGTCACCCCCGATTCTTTTTCCGATGGCGGCAGATACAGTCAGCTCGACGCGGCCTTGCGTCATGCCGAAGCCATGGTTGCGGCGGGCGCGACACTGATCGATGTGGGCGGAGAGTCGACCCGACCAGGCGCGCGGGCGGTTTCTCCATTGGAGGAGCTGGAGCGTGTCGCTCCCGTCGTCGAGCTGATCAGTCGCGAACTGGATGTGGTCATATCGGTCGATACATCCACTCCGGCGGTCATGCGCGAGACGGCTCGGTTAGGTGCCGGCTTGATCAACGACGTTCGTTCGCTACGGCGCGATGGTGCGCTGGATGCTGCTGCTGCCACGGGGCTGCCTGTATGCCTTATGCATATGCTCGGCGAGCCTGGTGATATGCAGGACGATCCGCGTTATCAGGATGTCACCCGGGAGGTGGGTGAGTTTCTTGCCGAACGCATGGCTAAGTGTGAGGTGGCAGGCATTCCTGCCGAGCGGATCATTCTCGATCCGGGATTCGGCTTCGCCAAAACCCTGCAGCACAATCTAAGCTTGTTCAAGCATATGGAAGCCCTGCATGCGCTGGGGCGGCCACTGTTGGTGGGCGTTTCGCGCAAAAGCATGATCGGTCATGCATTGAATCGCCCTGTGGGTGAGCGTCTTTACGGTGGTCTGGCACTGGCTGCACTGGCATCGGTGAAAGGTGCGCGTATATTGCGCGTCCATGACGTGGCGGAAACGGTGGACGTGGTGCGAATGCTCGCGGCCGTGGAATCAGCCGAATAAGAATGATGGAGCACTTATGAGCAAGAAATACTTTGGTACTGACGGCATTCGTGGTCGTGTCGGGGAATACCCGATCACTCCGGACTTCATGCTCAAGCTCGGTTGGGCTGCCGGTATGGCCTTTCGCAAGATGGGTGCCTGCAAGGTGCTGGTCGGCAAGGACACGCGGATTTCCGGCTACATGTTTGAATCGGCCCTTGAGGCTGGTCTGACATCTGCGGGAGCCGATGTAATGCTGCTCGGCCCGATGCCGACTCCAGCCATCGCCTATTTGTCGCGTACGTTCCAGGCTGAAGCCGGGATCGTAATCAGCGCATCGCACAATCCGCATGACGATAACGGTATCAAGTTCTTCTCCGGCAAGGGCACCAAGCTGCCTGATGAGCTGGAGCTGATGATCGAGGAGTTGCTCGATACGCCAATGACCGTTGTCGAGTCGAGCAAGATCGGCAAGGTGTCGCGAATCAATGATGCGTCCGGTCGCTATATCGAGTTCTGCAAGAGCTCCGTGCCGACCGGTACCAGTTTCTCCGGCCTGAAGATCGTCATCGACTGCGCACACGGTGCCACCTATAAGGTTGCGCCGAGTGTTTTCCGTGAGCTGGGTGCCGAGGTCGTCGTTTTGTCGGCGCAGCCTAACGGCCTGAACATCAATGACAACTGCGGCTCCACGCATATGGGGCAATTGCAGGCGGCGGTGTTGTCCGAACATGCGGATCTGGGTATCGCCTTCGACGGCGATGGTGACCGGGTGCTGATGGTCGACCACACTGGTGCGATTGTTGATGGTGACGAGCTGTTGTACATCATTGCGCGCGATCTGCATGAGCGCGGCAAGTTGCAGGGCGGTGTTGTCGGTACCTTGATGAGTAACCTCGGGCTTGAGCTCGCGCTCGCAGACTTGGGTATTCCTTTCGTGCGCGCCAATGTCGGTGACCGCTATGTAATCGCCGAACTGCTGGAGCGTAACTGGCTGGTCGGTGGCGAGAACTCGGGGCATGTCGTGTGCTTCAATCACACCACCACGGGTGATGCGATCATTGCGGCTTTGCAGGTGCTGATGGCACTGAAGACGCGTAACGAGGGGCTTGCTCAAACTCGCCAGGCGCTGCGCAAGTGTCCGCAGGTGCTGATCAATGTGCGTTTCGGTGGTGGCGAAAGCCCGCTGGAACATCCGGCTGTCAAGGAAGCGAGTGCGCGCGTAACCCAGGCGATGGCGGGTCGTGGTCGTGTGCTTTTGCGCAAGTCCGGAACAGAGCCTCTGGTGCGAGTGATGGTCGAAGGCGAGGACGAAACCCAGGTTCGTGGCTATGCCGAAGAACTGGCAAAACTGGTAACTGAAGTTTCTGCCTGATTCGGCTTGCCAGCCATGATTGTGTTGGGTAACATCTGCGCCCACTTTGACCGACGAGGTACAGCATGCGTCGCCCTATGGTAGCTGGTAACTGGAAGATGCACGGTACCCGCGCCAGCGTCGCTGAGCTGATCAACGGCCTTCGTCATCTGGCCTTGCCAAGCGGTGTTGATGTCGCGGTATTCCCGCCTTGCTTGTATATCAATCAAGTGATTGATGGCTTGAAAGGCAAATCGATTTCGGTCGGTGCGCAGAACTCTGCGGTGGAATCCATGCAGGGTGCGTTGACGGGCGAGATTGCGCCGAGTCAGTTGGTGGATGCAGGTTGTTCCCTGGTGCTTGTCGGGCACTCCGAACGCCGCCAGATCATGGGCGAGCGAGACGGAATGCTGAATCGCAAGTTCGCAGCGGCACAGGCATGTGGCTTGATTCCGGTGTTGTGTGTGGGGGAGACCCTGGAGCAACGAGAGGCCGGAAAGACTCTTGAAGTTGTCGGGCGTCAGCTGGGCAGTATCATAGAGGAGCTGGGTGTCGGTGCTTTTGCCAATGCAGTGATCGCTTACGAGC
The window above is part of the Pseudomonas fluorescens genome. Proteins encoded here:
- the ftsH gene encoding ATP-dependent zinc metalloprotease FtsH, which produces MAKNLILWLIIAAVLVTVMNNFSSPNEPQTLNYSDFIQQVKDGKVERVAVDGYVITGKRNDGDSFKTIRPAIQDNGLIGDLVDNHVVVEGKQPEQQSIWTQLLVASFPILVIIAVFMFFMRQMQGGAGGKGGPMSFGKSKARLLSEDQVKTTLADVAGCDEAKEEVGELVEFLRDPGKFQRLGGRIPRGVLMVGPPGTGKTLLAKAIAGEAKVPFFTISGSDFVEMFVGVGASRVRDMFEQAKKHAPCIIFIDEIDAVGRHRGAGMGGGHDEREQTLNQLLVEMDGFEMNDGIIVIAATNRPDVLDPALLRPGRFDRQVVVGLPDIRGREQILKVHMRKVPMGDDVAPAVIARGTPGFSGADLANLVNEASLFAARAGKRIVEMKEFELAKDKIMMGAERKSMVMSEKEKQNTAYHEAGHAIVGRVVPEHDPVYKVSIIPRGRALGVTMFLPEEDRYSLSKRALISQICSLYGGRIAEEMTLGFDGVTTGASNDIMRASQIARNMVTKWGLSEKLGPLMYAEEEGEVFLGRGGGGQNASFSGETAKLIDSEVRSIIDQCYGTAKQILTDNRDKLDAMADALMKYETIDAEQIDDIMAGRTPREPRDWSGGTGTGTPPVIQGERPETPIGGPAADV
- the dapB gene encoding 4-hydroxy-tetrahydrodipicolinate reductase, whose product is MRRIAVMGAAGRMGKILVEAVQQRAPLTGLTAAIVRPGSTLIGVDAGELASLGRIGVPLSGNLESVAEEFDVLIDFTLPEVMLKNLAFCRKAGKAMVIGTTGLDAAQKQLLAEAGKDIPIVFAANFSVGVNLSLKLLDMAARVLAEDADIEIIEAHHRHKIDAPSGTALRMGEVIANALDRDLQKVAVYGREGHTGARERETIGFATVRGGDVVGDHTVLFACEGERLEITHKASSRMTFAKGAVRAALWLDGREPGLYDMQDVLDLH
- the carB gene encoding carbamoyl-phosphate synthase large subunit, encoding MPKRTDIKSILILGAGPIVIGQACEFDYSGAQACKALREEGYRVILVNSNPATIMTDPDMADATYIEPIKWQTVAKIIEKERPDAVLPTMGGQTALNCALDLEREGVLEKFGVEMIGANADTIDKAEDRSRFDKAMKAIGLECPRSGIAHSMEEANAVLERLGFPCIIRPSFTMGGTGGGIAYNREEFEEICARGLDLSPTKELLIDESLIGWKEYEMEVVRDKKDNCIIVCSIENFDPMGVHTGDSITVAPAQTLTDKEYQILRNASLAVLREIGVETGGSNVQFGICPDTGRMVVIEMNPRVSRSSALASKATGFPIAKIAAKLAVGYTLDELQNDITGGRTPASFEPSIDYVVTKLPRFAFEKFANADARLTTQMKSVGEVMAIGRTFQESLQKALRGLEVGVCGLDEKVDLSNPESMSVLKRELTVPGAERIWYVADAFRAGMTVEEIFGMNMIDPWFLVQIEDLIKDEEKVKTLGLSAIDRDLMYKLKRKGFSDQRLAKLLGVTEKNLRTHRHKLEVFPVYKRVDTCAAEFATDTAYLYSTYEEECEAAPSGRDKIIILGGGPNRIGQGIEFDYCCVHAALALRDDGYETIMVNCNPETVSTDYDTSDRLYFEPVTLEDVLEICRVEKPKGVIVQYGGQTPLKLARALEAAGVPIIGTSPDAIDRAEDRERFQQMVERLNLRQPPNATVRSEDEAVRAAAKIGYPLVVRPSYVLGGRAMEIVYKEEELKRYLRDAVQVSNDSPVLLDHFLNCAIEMDVDAVCDGKDVVIGAIMQHIEQAGVHSGDSACSLPPYSLPAHIQDEMREQVKKMALELGVVGLMNVQLALQGEDIYVIEVNPRASRTVPFVSKCIGVSLAMIAARVMAGKTLKEIGFTKEIIPNFYSVKEAVFPFAKFPGVDPILGPEMKSTGEVMGVGDTFGEAFAKAQMGASEVLPTGGTAFISVRDDDKPLVAGVARDLINLGFEVVATAGTAKLIEAAGLKVRRVNKVTEGRPHVVDMIKNDEVTLIINTTEGRQSIADSYSIRRNALQHKIYCTTTIAAGEAICEALKFGPEKTVRRLQDLHAGLKA
- the folP gene encoding dihydropteroate synthase yields the protein MTSVQSLTRLPFGNRVLDLARTHVMGILNVTPDSFSDGGRYSQLDAALRHAEAMVAAGATLIDVGGESTRPGARAVSPLEELERVAPVVELISRELDVVISVDTSTPAVMRETARLGAGLINDVRSLRRDGALDAAAATGLPVCLMHMLGEPGDMQDDPRYQDVTREVGEFLAERMAKCEVAGIPAERIILDPGFGFAKTLQHNLSLFKHMEALHALGRPLLVGVSRKSMIGHALNRPVGERLYGGLALAALASVKGARILRVHDVAETVDVVRMLAAVESAE
- the rlmE gene encoding 23S rRNA (uridine(2552)-2'-O)-methyltransferase RlmE: MARSKTSLGWLKRHVNDPYVKQAQKDGYRSRASYKLLEIQEKYKLIRPGMNVVDLGAAPGGWSQVTSRLIGGQGRLIASDILEMDSIPDVTFIQGDFTEDAVLAQILEAVGNSQVDLVISDMAPNMSGTPEVDMPKAMFLCELALDLAERILKPGGNFVIKIFQGEGFDVYLKDARKKFDKIQMIKPDSSRGSSREQYMLAWGYRGRSE
- the greA gene encoding transcription elongation factor GreA, which translates into the protein MNKYPMTVQGSKALEEEHAHLTKVVRPKLSQDIGTARELGDLKENAEYHAAREQQGMVEARIRDIEGRLQNAVIIDVTTIPHTGKVIFGTTVEIANVETDESVTYQIVGEDEADIKLGKISVGSPIARALIAKEEGDTVVVKTPGGDIEYEIVEVRHI
- the carA gene encoding glutamine-hydrolyzing carbamoyl-phosphate synthase small subunit — its product is MTKPAILALADGSIFRGEAIGADGQTVGEVVFNTAMTGYQEILTDPSYAQQIVTLTYPHIGNTGTTPEDAESDRVWSAGLVIRDLPLVASNWRNTMSLSDYLKANNVVAIAGIDTRRLTRILREKGAQNGCIMAGDNISEEAAIAAAQGFPGLKGMDLAKVVSTKTQYEWRSTVWDLKTDSHATIEASELPYHVVAYDYGVKVNILRMLVERGCRVTVVPAQTPAADVLALKPDGVFLSNGPGDPEPCDYAIKAIKEVLETEIPVFGICLGHQLLALASGAKTLKMGHGHHGANHPVQDLDTGVVMITSQNHGFAVDEETLPANVRAIHKSLFDGTLQGIERTDKSAFSFQGHPEASPGPNDVAPLFDRFINEMAKRR
- a CDS encoding YhbY family RNA-binding protein translates to MPLTPEQKKQYKSIGHHLKPVLTVADNGLTEGVLAELERALADHELIKIKLNILDREARLASVAELCKVGKADLVQVIGKMALIYRKNFSVNKQLSNVHRFK